A genomic region of Nymphaea colorata isolate Beijing-Zhang1983 chromosome 2, ASM883128v2, whole genome shotgun sequence contains the following coding sequences:
- the LOC116247783 gene encoding endoglucanase 5-like — protein MKVFQKVLIVVSSSPALASFDYNDALNKTLLFFEAQRSGKLPEKQRVSWRGDSALKDGFEQGVDLVGGYYDGGGHVKYGFPMAFTMTILSWGAVEYAKELTAASQLEYTLEAIRWGTDYLIKAHNKPDILWAQVGNGESDHFCWQRAEDMTTPRTAYKLDSNSPGSDLAAETAAAMAAASIAFKPYDSRYSQLLLLHAQQLFDFADEFRGRYDTIVTVAQDYYPSTSGYMDELLWAAAWLFRASGDAKYLKYVVDNANEFGGTGMAVTKFDWDNKYAGIQILLSKLMMDGQGKQYNSTLAQFQDKAEYFLCANLQKNNGYDVDMTPGGLLFVDENNNMQYASVSAFLLAVYSDYLLSTNAELSCADAKLKPMDILTFAQSQADYILGKNPKSMSYLVGFGATFPTHLHHRDASIESIKTMPDPVGCVEGFESWFKRNESDPNLLAGALVGGPDRNDSFMDERWNHEQTEPTTYSAAPLVGLFAKLNSVFKNSGNSTDGGPQTSSAAGNHSKPAEGEGPVTFVHSVTNSWRQNETTMYRHRVVVKNVSGKTITELKLQIEGLTGHLWGLQPADGKNVFTLPKWLPEVKPEQEFDFVYVQEGPQAHISVLSCN, from the exons ATGAAGGTGTTCCAAAAAGTATTAATTGTGGTCA GCTCGAGCCCAGCTTTGGCTAGCTTTGACTACAACGACGCACTCAACAAGACTTTGCTGTTTTTTGAGGCTCAGAGGTCCGGTAAGCTCCCGGAGAAGCAGCGGGTCAGCTGGCGTGGCGATTCTGCACTGAAGGATGGGTTCGAACAAGGG GTTGACTTGGTTGGAGGATACTATGATGGAGGTGGGCATGTGAAGTATGGGTTCCCTATGGCCTTCACTATGACTATCCTGTCTTGGGGTGCTGTGGAGTATGCCAAGGAGCTGACTGCAGCCAGCCAGCTTGAGTACACACTTGAAGCCATCAGATGGGGTACAGACTACTTGATCAAGGCCCATAACAAGCCAGACATCCTCTGGGCTCAG GTTGGTAATGGAGAATCTGACCATTTCTGCTGGCAACGGGCCGAGGACATGACGACGCCAAGGACCGCCTACAAGCTGGACTCAAACAGCCCAGGTTCAGACCTTGCTGCAGAGACTGCAGCTGCCATGGCTGCTGCCTCCATAGCCTTCAAGCCTTATGACTCGCGTTACTCTCAACTTCTTCTCTTACATGCCCAACAG CTCTTTGATTTTGCTGATGAATTCCGAGGGCGTTACGACACTATAGTCACCGTGGCCCAGGACTACTATCCCTCTACTTCTGGTTATATG GACGAGCTGTTATGGGCAGCAGCTTGGCTCTTTAGGGCAAGTGGGGATGCTAAATATTTGAAGTATGTGGTTGATAATGCCAACGAATTTGGCGGGACAGGGATGGCCGTCACGAAGTTCGATTGGGATAACAAGTATGCTGGCATACAGATCCTTCTATCAAAG TTGATGATGGATGGGCAGGGCAAGCAGTACAACTCAACATTGGCTCAGTTCCAAGACAAGGCTGAGTACTTCCTATGTGCAAACTTGCAGAAGAACAATGGCTATGATGTCGACATGACTCCAG GGGGTCTGCTGTTTGTGGATGAAAATAACAACATGCAGTATGCTTCTGTTTCTGCGTTCCTTCTAGCAGTTTATTCTGACTATCTCCTCTCAACTAATGCTGAACTCAGCTGCGCTGATGCCAAACTCAAACCTATGGATATCTTGACCTTTGCACAGTCACAG GCCGACTACATCCTCGGAAAGAACCCCAAGTCCATGAGCTACCTGGTTGGATTCGGCGCCACCTTCCCTACCCACCTCCACCACCGGGACGCTTCGATCGAGTCGATAAAGACTATGCCAGATCCAGTGGGCTGCGTCGAAGGGTTCGAGTCATGGTTCAAGCGCAACGAGAGCGATCCCAACTTGTTGGCCGGCGCTCTGGTCGGAGGTCCGGACAGGAACGACAGCTTCATGGACGAGAGGTGGAACCACGAACAGACGGAGCCGACGACGTACAGTGCCGCTCCTCTCGTTGGTCTGTTCGCCAAGCTGAACAGTGTGTTCAAGAACTCAG GAAACTCTACAGATGGCGGTCCTCAGACTTCCAGTGCTGCAGGAAACCACAGTAAACCAG CAGAGGGGGAGGGGCCGGTGACTTTCGTTCACTCGGTGACCAACTCATGGAGGCAGAATGAGACGACGATGTACCGGCACAGAGTGGTGGTGAAGAACGTGTCGGGGAAGACGATCACGGAGCTGAAGCTTCAGATCGAGGGGCTGACGGGGCACCTGTGGGGGCTGCAGCCGGCCGACGGGAAGAACGTTTTCACGCTGCCCAAGTGGCTGCCGGAGGTGAAACCAGAGCAGGAGTTCGACTTCGTCTACGTCCAGGAGGGCCCTCAAGCCCACATCTCTGTTCTCAGCTGCAATTGA
- the LOC116247784 gene encoding glutamine synthetase nodule isozyme, whose amino-acid sequence MALLVDLMNLNLTESTEKIIAEYIWIGGSGMDMRSKARTLPGPVTDPSKLPKWNFDGSSTGQAPGDDSEVIIYPQAIFKDPFRRGNNILVMCDAYTPAGNPIPTNKRYKAAEIFSHPDVVAEEPWYGIEQEYNLLQKDVHWPLGWPVGGFPAPQGPYYCGVGADKAFGRDIVNSHYKACLYAGINVSGINGEVMPGQWEFQVGPAVGISAGDELWVARYILEKITEIAGVVLSFDPKPVPGDWNGAGAHTNYSTKSMRNDGGIDVIKKAIEKLGLKHKEHIAAYGEGNERRLTGRHETADINTFSWGVANRGASVRIGRDTEKAGKGYFEDRRPASNMDPYVVTSMIAETTILWKP is encoded by the exons ATGGCTCTCCTGGTCGATCTCATGAACCTCAACCTCACAGAATCAACTGAGAAGATCATAGCAGAATACATATG GATTGGCGGGTCTGGGATGGATATGAGAAGCAAAGCCAGG ACTCTTCCTGGGCCGGTGACTGATCCAAGCAAGCTACCAAAGTGGAACTTCGATGGCTCCAGCACGGGTCAAGCACCTGGTGATGACAGTGAAGTCATTATCTA TCCTCAAGCCATCTTCAAGGATCCATTCAGGAGGGGGAACAACATCTTG GTTATGTGTGACGCCTACACCCCGGCGGGAAATCCCATTCCCACTAATAAAAGGTATAAAGCTGCCGAGATCTTCAGTCATCCAGATGTTGTAGCCGAAGAGCCATG GTATGGTATTGAGCAGGAGTATAACCTTCTTCAGAAGGACGTTCACTGGCCCCTTGGATGGCCTGTTGGTGGATTTCCTGCTCCTCAG GGTCCTTATTATTGTGGTGTTGGTGCTGACAAAGCTTTTGGCCGCGATATTGTCAATTCTCATTACAAAGCATGCCTTTATGCTGGAATCAACGTCAGTGGGATCAATGGTGAAGTTATGCCTGGACAG TGGGAATTCCAAGTTGGTCCGGCTGTTGGTATTTCTGCAGGGGATGAGTTATGGGTTGCACGCTACATTCTCGAG AAAATTACAGAAATTGCTGGAGTTGTTCTGTCTTTTGACCCAAAACCTGTCCCG GGTGATTGGAATGGTGCTGGTGCTCATACCAACTACAG caCAAAATCAATGAGAAACGATGGTGGGATTGATGTCATCAAGAAAGCAATTGAGAAGCTAGGCTTGAAACACAAGGAACATATTGCAGCCTATggggagggaaatgaaagaagGTTGACAGGGCGCCATGAAACGGCCGATATCAACACTTTCTCATGG GGTGTTGCAAATCGTGGTGCCTCTGTTCGTATTGGCCGAGATACTGAAAAGGCAGGAAAAG GTTATTTTGAGGACAGGAGGCCAGCCTCGAACATGGATCCTTACGTAGTCACTTCCATGATCGCTGAAACAACTATCCTTTGGAAGCcatga
- the LOC116248152 gene encoding probable metal-nicotianamine transporter YSL7: MEEPTEVQERREGRDEGEEEMDVVSMESNFEDEVVLPWKEQLTFRAFVVSFILGTLFSVIVMKLNLTTGIIPSLNVAAGLLGFFFVKTWTKLLEKVGILRQPFTRQENTVIQTCVVACSGIAFSGGFGSYLFAMSKVVASKSSEGNNPTNIKEPGLGWMICFLFIVSFIGLFSVVPLRKIMIIDFNLTYPSGTATAYLINGFHTPTGAKLARKQVGVLGRFFSFSFLWGFIQWFYTAGDDCGFARFPTFGLKAYANRFYFDFSSTYVGTGMLCPYIVNISLLLGSILSWGILWPIIDGKAGDWYSADLPKSSLHSLNGYKIFISIALILGDGLFNFVTVMISTANSFHKQLKNKDPGLVTTASNGGASSSSSNRNMNFEDRRRIEFFMKDGIPLPYAIAGYVAIMAIATPILPRIFPQLKWYYILVMYLIAPALAFCNSYGCGLTDWSLASTYGKLAIFVVGALAGSSHGGVLAGLAGCGVMMSIVSTASDLMQDFKTGYLTLASPRSMFVSQVAGTAMGCVIAPSVFWLFHKAFDVGSPTSEYQAPYATLYRNISILGVEGLQGLPAHCFQLCCVFFVAAVVLDLLKCRLLPKKWAQFVPIPMALAIPFYVGGYFAVDMCIGSLILYAWERVNKAKARALSRAVASGLICGDGLWTLPASVLSLARVDPPMCMKFLSAATNAQVDKFLAG; this comes from the exons GGAAGGAGCAGCTAACTTTCAGGGCCTTCGTCGTCAGCTTCATTCTGGGGACATTGTTCAGCGTCATCGTGATGAAGCTAAATCTCACCACCGGCATCATTCCTTCCCTCAACGTCGCGGCGGGGCTGCTCGGCTTCTTCTTCGTCAAGACGTGGACGAAGCTGCTGGAGAAGGTCGGCATCCTCCGGCAGCCCTTCACCCGCCAGGAGAACACCGTCATCCAGACTTGCGTCGTCGCCTGCTCCGGCATTGCCTTCAGCG GTGGATTTGGAAGCTACTTGTTTGCAATGAGCAAAGTTGTGGCCTCCAAGTCATCGGAAGGTAATAATCCCACTAACATCAAGGAGCCAGGGTTGGGATGGATGATCTGCTTCCTCTTCATAGTCTCCTTCATCGGTCTCTTCTCTGTCGTTCCTCTCAGGAAG ATCATGATCATAGACTTTAACTTGACATACCCGAGTGGCACTGCTACAGCTTACCTCATCAATGGCTTCCATACTCCTACTGGAGCAAAACTAGCGAG GAAGCAAGTGGGTGTCCTTGGAAGATTCTTCTCCTTTAGCTTCTTGTGGGGTTTCATTCAATGGTTCTACACTGCCGGCGATGATTGTGGATTTGCTAGGTTCCCAACATTTGGCCTCAAAGCCTACGCCAACCG GTTTTACTTCGATTTTTCTTCAACTTACGTTGGTACTGGGATGCTTTGCCCTTACATAGTAAACATCTCTCTGCTCTTGGGCTCAATTTTGTCATGGGGAATCCTTTGGCCTATAATTGACGGTAAGGCAGGAGATTGGTACTCTGCTGATCTGCCTAAAAGCAGCCTCCACAGCCTTAATGGTTACAAG ATCTTCATTTCGATAGCGTTGATACTCGGCGATGGCCTCTTCAACTTTGTCACAGTCATGATTTCCACAGCGAACTCATTCCACAAGCAGTTAAAGAACAAGGACCCTGGCCTGGTTACCACCGCTTCTAATGGTGGTGCATCGTCGTCATCGTCCAACAGGAACATGAACTTCGAGGATAGGCGGCGCATTGAGTTCTTCATGAAGGACGGCATCCCGCTTCCTTACGCAATCGCAGGCTACGTTGCCATCATGGCCATTGCTACTCCTATCCTCCCGAGAATCTTTCCCCAGTTGAAATG GTACTACATCTTGGTGATGTATCTGATCGCACCGGCGCTGGCTTTCTGCAACTCATACGGCTGCGGGCTGACGGATTGGAGCCTGGCGTCGACATACGGGAAGCTCGCCATCTTCGTGGTGGGGGCGTTGGCTGGGTCGAGCCACGGCGGGGTTCTGGCGGGGCTGGCGGGGTGCGGGGTCATGATGAGCATCGTCTCCACCGCCTCCGACCTGATGCAGGACTTCAAGACGGGCTACCTAACGCTGGCCTCCCCTCGCTCCATGTTCGTGAGCCAGGTCGCCGGCACCGCCATGGGCTGCGTCATCGCCCCCAGCGTCTTCTGGCTCTTCCACAAGGCCTTCGACGTCGGCTCCCCCACCAGCGAGTACCAGGCTCCCTACGCCACACTCTACCGCAACATCTCCATCCTCGGCGTGGAGGGCTTACAAGGACTCCCCGCCCACTGCTTCCAGCTCTGCTGCGTCTTCTTCGTCGCAGCCGTCGTCTTGGACCTCCTCAAGTGCAGGTTGCTCCCGAAGAAGTGGGCTCAGTTCGTGCCCATCCCCATGGCCCTGGCCATCCCCTTCTACGTCGGCGGCTACTTCGCCGTCGACATGTGCATAGGCAGCCTGATACTGTACGCTTGGGAGAGGGTGAACAAGGCCAAGGCGCGGGCGCTGTCGCGGGCGGTGGCCTCCGGGCTGATATGCGGCGACGGCCTGTGGACGCTGCCGGCGTCGGTGCTGTCCCTCGCCAGGGTGGACCCTCCCATGTGCATGAAATTTCTCTCCGCCGCCACCAACGCCCAAGTCGACAAATTCCTCGCCGGCTGA